In Primulina huaijiensis isolate GDHJ02 unplaced genomic scaffold, ASM1229523v2 scaffold40277, whole genome shotgun sequence, one genomic interval encodes:
- the LOC140969251 gene encoding argininosuccinate lyase, chloroplastic isoform X1 — translation MESKLFSDTPHLFPSFSKPQLLPTPITGSPNLPIYSIHRRSFSPVAAVKMDSKEVKLWGGRFEGSVTEAVEKFTESISFDKDLYKHDIMGSRAHASMLARQGLITEDDKNSILKGLVEIEGQIERGEFVWRTDREDVHMNIEAALTDLVGEPAKKLHTARSRNDQVCTDFRLWCRDAIDNIVMRVKHLQVALVKLALKNEGLIVPGYTHLQRAQPVLLQHLLLAYVEQLERDAGRLLDCRERMNFCPLGACALAGTGLPIDRFMTSEALGFIAPLRNSIDAVSDRDFVMEFLSANSITATHLSRLGEEWVLWASEEFGFLTPSDSVSTGSSIMPQKKNPDPMELVRGKSARVIGDLVSLLVLCKGLPHAYNRDLQEDKEPVFDSVKAIVGMLEVSAEFAQNITFNHERIRKALPAGHLDATTLADYLVKKGIPFRTSHDIVGRSVAMCVSRNCQLSDLSLDELRSISPSFDEDVYDFLGVENAIKNFSSYGSTGSECVSIQLAYWVDKLSMSNKEK, via the exons ATGGAGTCAAAGCTGTTCTCAGACACTCCGCACCTGTTCCCATCCTTCTCCAAACCCCAGCTCCTCCCAACCCCCATTACTGGAAGCCCTAATTTACCTATCTATTCAATCCACCGCCGTTCCTTCTCGCCAGTCGCCGCCGTGAAGATGGATTCCAAGGAAGTCAAGCTCTGGGGAGGACGATTTGAGGGCAGCGTCACCGAAGCTGTAGAGAAATTCACGGAGTCGATCTCCTTCGATAAAGACCTTTACAAGCATGACATTATGGGCAGCCGCGCTCACGCGTCAATGCTTGCTCGTCAG GGATTAATTACGGAAGACGACAAGAACAGCATTTTGAAAGGTCTTGTTGAGATTGAGGGGCAGATTGAGAGAGGAGAGTTTGTGTGGAGGACCGACAGAGAGGATGTCCACATGAACATCGAAGCTGCGCTTACTGATTTGGTTGGCGAACCTGCAAAGAAGCTTCACACTGCTCGCAGTAGAAATGATCAAGTTTGCACTGACTTTCGCCTCTGGTGTCGTGATGCGATTGATAATATTGTTATGCGTGTTAAACACCTTCAG GTTGCGCTGGTGAAGCTAGCTCTGAAAAATGAGGGATTAATAGTTCCTGGTTATACTCATTTGCAACGGGCACAACCTGTTTTACTGCAACATCTTCTTCTAGCATATGTCGAGCAG CTTGAACGAGATGCAGGCCGTTTGCTGGATTGTCGAGAGAGAATGAATTTCTGTCCCCTGGGTGCATGTGCATTAGCTGGTACTGGCTTGCCCATAGATAGATTTATGACTTCTGAGGCTCTGGGTTTCATTGCCCCCTTGAGAAACAG CATCGATGCAGTTTCAGATCGAGATTTTGTTATGGAGTTCCTTTCTGCCAATTCTATCACAGCCACCCATCTGTCCCGGCTTGGTGAAGAATGGGTATTGTGGGCATCAGAAGAATTTGGTTTTCTTACTCCTAGTGACTCAGTTTCAACTGGAAGTAGTATAATGCCTCAGAAAAAGAACCCTGACCCAATGGAACTCGTCCGAGGAAAATCTGCCAGAGTTATAGGAGACCTGGTTTCACTTCTTGTGTTGTGCAAGGGTCTTCCTCATGCATACAACCGGGATTTACAG GAAGACAAAGAACCTGTGTTTGACAGTGTCAAAGCCATAGTGGGAATGCTTGAAGTGTCGGCAGAGTTTGCGCAGAACATCACCTTTAATCATGAGAGAATTCGGAAAGCTTTACCTGCTGGTCATCTTGATGCCACAACACTTGCAGACTACCTTGTCAAAAAG GGAATACCTTTCCGAACTTCTCATGATATAGTTGGAAGGTCCGTCGCCATGTGTGTTTCGAGAAATTGCCAGCTTTCGGACTTGAGTCTCGATGAGCTAAGAAGCATAAGCCCATCATTTGACGAAGATGTCTACGATTTTCTCGGAGTCGAAAATGCAATTAAAAATTTCAGTTCTTATGGTTCCACTGGCTCAGAATGTGTGTCTATTCAACTCGCATATTGGGTCGACAAACTCAGCATGAGCAATAAAGAGAAGTAG
- the LOC140969226 gene encoding uncharacterized protein isoform X4: MNRGYFADMAEMKQHGGKIAMANKIIIPASAAAKFPMLDVNYSDGSSLKLPITSAGNDANTPKLNVAKVTLLCLSFRASSQPMIDSWSLPFLDTFGHSGDVQLYEISFIDSWLLTRNPIKKLLLKIMRKPKPGGTKDFLQRRIVYSFGDHYYFRKELRILNLLTGYIFLIDKMGRIRWQGFGSAKQEELISLLSCTSLLLDEK; the protein is encoded by the exons ATGAATAGAGGGTACTTTGCGGACATGGCTGAGATGAAGCAGCATGGTGGGAAG ATAGCAATGGCAAATAAGATTATAATTCCAGCAAGTGCAGCTGCAAAATTTCCTATGTTGGACGTGAACTACTCCGATGGTTCTAGCCTTAAGCTGCCTATAACCTCTGCTGGGAATGATGCGAATACACCCAAGTTGAATGTAGCTAAAGTGACATTATTGTGTTTGTCATTTCGTGCCAGCTCACAG CCTATGATAGATTCTTGGAGCTTGCCTTTTCTTGATACTTTTGGTCATTCTGGTGATGTTCAGTTATACGAG ATATCCTTCATAGATTCATGGCTATTGACTCGTAATCCTATCAAGAAACTACTGCTGAAAATCATGAGGAAGCCAAAACCTGGAGGAACGAAAGACTTTTTGCAAAGGCGGATAGTTTATTCATTTGGTGATCACTATTACTTCAGAAAAGAGCTTAGAATATTAAACCTTCTTACTGG GTACATATTCTTGATTGACAAAATGGGTAGGATTAGATGGCAAGGTTTTGGTTCAGCAAAACAAGAAGAATTGATATCCCTTCTTTCCTGCACGTCCCTTCTACTTGACGAAAAATAA
- the LOC140969251 gene encoding argininosuccinate lyase, chloroplastic isoform X2 yields MESKLFSDTPHLFPSFSKPQLLPTPITGSPNLPIYSIHRRSFSPVAAVKMDSKEVKLWGGRFEGSVTEAVEKFTESISFDKDLYKHDIMGSRAHASMLARQGLITEDDKNSILKGLVEIEGQIERGEFVWRTDREDVHMNIEAALTDLVGEPAKKLHTARSRNDQVCTDFRLWCRDAIDNIVMRVKHLQVALVKLALKNEGLIVPGYTHLQRAQPVLLQHLLLAYVEQLERDAGRLLDCRERMNFCPLGACALAGTGLPIDRFMTSEALGFIAPLRNSIDAVSDRDFVMEFLSANSITATHLSRLGEEWVLWASEEFGFLTPSDSVSTGSSIMPQKKNPDPMELVRGKSARVIGDLVSLLVLCKGLPHAYNRDLQEDKEPVFDSVKAIVGMLEVSAEFAQNITFNHERIRKALPAGHLDATTLADYLVKKVRDTSFDSILAEYRQSSLIICFPTLMKLSHWSRIQGKSYIVELETCVNVFYDFSNLKT; encoded by the exons ATGGAGTCAAAGCTGTTCTCAGACACTCCGCACCTGTTCCCATCCTTCTCCAAACCCCAGCTCCTCCCAACCCCCATTACTGGAAGCCCTAATTTACCTATCTATTCAATCCACCGCCGTTCCTTCTCGCCAGTCGCCGCCGTGAAGATGGATTCCAAGGAAGTCAAGCTCTGGGGAGGACGATTTGAGGGCAGCGTCACCGAAGCTGTAGAGAAATTCACGGAGTCGATCTCCTTCGATAAAGACCTTTACAAGCATGACATTATGGGCAGCCGCGCTCACGCGTCAATGCTTGCTCGTCAG GGATTAATTACGGAAGACGACAAGAACAGCATTTTGAAAGGTCTTGTTGAGATTGAGGGGCAGATTGAGAGAGGAGAGTTTGTGTGGAGGACCGACAGAGAGGATGTCCACATGAACATCGAAGCTGCGCTTACTGATTTGGTTGGCGAACCTGCAAAGAAGCTTCACACTGCTCGCAGTAGAAATGATCAAGTTTGCACTGACTTTCGCCTCTGGTGTCGTGATGCGATTGATAATATTGTTATGCGTGTTAAACACCTTCAG GTTGCGCTGGTGAAGCTAGCTCTGAAAAATGAGGGATTAATAGTTCCTGGTTATACTCATTTGCAACGGGCACAACCTGTTTTACTGCAACATCTTCTTCTAGCATATGTCGAGCAG CTTGAACGAGATGCAGGCCGTTTGCTGGATTGTCGAGAGAGAATGAATTTCTGTCCCCTGGGTGCATGTGCATTAGCTGGTACTGGCTTGCCCATAGATAGATTTATGACTTCTGAGGCTCTGGGTTTCATTGCCCCCTTGAGAAACAG CATCGATGCAGTTTCAGATCGAGATTTTGTTATGGAGTTCCTTTCTGCCAATTCTATCACAGCCACCCATCTGTCCCGGCTTGGTGAAGAATGGGTATTGTGGGCATCAGAAGAATTTGGTTTTCTTACTCCTAGTGACTCAGTTTCAACTGGAAGTAGTATAATGCCTCAGAAAAAGAACCCTGACCCAATGGAACTCGTCCGAGGAAAATCTGCCAGAGTTATAGGAGACCTGGTTTCACTTCTTGTGTTGTGCAAGGGTCTTCCTCATGCATACAACCGGGATTTACAG GAAGACAAAGAACCTGTGTTTGACAGTGTCAAAGCCATAGTGGGAATGCTTGAAGTGTCGGCAGAGTTTGCGCAGAACATCACCTTTAATCATGAGAGAATTCGGAAAGCTTTACCTGCTGGTCATCTTGATGCCACAACACTTGCAGACTACCTTGTCAAAAAGGTACGTGACACATCATTTGATTCGATCCTTGCTGAATATCGTCAATCGTCATTAATAATATGTTTCCCAACTTTGATGAAATTGTCACATTGGTCGAGGATACAAGGAAAAAGCTATATTGTGGAGCTGGAAACTTGTGTGAACGTATTCTATGATTTCAGCAACCTGAAAACTTGA
- the LOC140969251 gene encoding argininosuccinate lyase, chloroplastic isoform X3: MESKLFSDTPHLFPSFSKPQLLPTPITGSPNLPIYSIHRRSFSPVAAVKMDSKEVKLWGGRFEGSVTEAVEKFTESISFDKDLYKHDIMGSRAHASMLARQGLITEDDKNSILKGLVEIEGQIERGEFVWRTDREDVHMNIEAALTDLVGEPAKKLHTARSRNDQVCTDFRLWCRDAIDNIVMRVKHLQVALVKLALKNEGLIVPGYTHLQRAQPVLLQHLLLAYVEQLERDAGRLLDCRERMNFCPLGACALAGTGLPIDRFMTSEALGFIAPLRNSIDAVSDRDFVMEFLSANSITATHLSRLGEEWVLWASEEFGFLTPSDSVSTGSSIMPQKKNPDPMELVRGKSARVIGDLVSLLVLCKGLPHAYNRDLQEDKEPVFDSVKAIVGMLEVSAEFAQNITFNHERIRKALPAGHLDATTLADYLVKKEKAILWSWKLV, from the exons ATGGAGTCAAAGCTGTTCTCAGACACTCCGCACCTGTTCCCATCCTTCTCCAAACCCCAGCTCCTCCCAACCCCCATTACTGGAAGCCCTAATTTACCTATCTATTCAATCCACCGCCGTTCCTTCTCGCCAGTCGCCGCCGTGAAGATGGATTCCAAGGAAGTCAAGCTCTGGGGAGGACGATTTGAGGGCAGCGTCACCGAAGCTGTAGAGAAATTCACGGAGTCGATCTCCTTCGATAAAGACCTTTACAAGCATGACATTATGGGCAGCCGCGCTCACGCGTCAATGCTTGCTCGTCAG GGATTAATTACGGAAGACGACAAGAACAGCATTTTGAAAGGTCTTGTTGAGATTGAGGGGCAGATTGAGAGAGGAGAGTTTGTGTGGAGGACCGACAGAGAGGATGTCCACATGAACATCGAAGCTGCGCTTACTGATTTGGTTGGCGAACCTGCAAAGAAGCTTCACACTGCTCGCAGTAGAAATGATCAAGTTTGCACTGACTTTCGCCTCTGGTGTCGTGATGCGATTGATAATATTGTTATGCGTGTTAAACACCTTCAG GTTGCGCTGGTGAAGCTAGCTCTGAAAAATGAGGGATTAATAGTTCCTGGTTATACTCATTTGCAACGGGCACAACCTGTTTTACTGCAACATCTTCTTCTAGCATATGTCGAGCAG CTTGAACGAGATGCAGGCCGTTTGCTGGATTGTCGAGAGAGAATGAATTTCTGTCCCCTGGGTGCATGTGCATTAGCTGGTACTGGCTTGCCCATAGATAGATTTATGACTTCTGAGGCTCTGGGTTTCATTGCCCCCTTGAGAAACAG CATCGATGCAGTTTCAGATCGAGATTTTGTTATGGAGTTCCTTTCTGCCAATTCTATCACAGCCACCCATCTGTCCCGGCTTGGTGAAGAATGGGTATTGTGGGCATCAGAAGAATTTGGTTTTCTTACTCCTAGTGACTCAGTTTCAACTGGAAGTAGTATAATGCCTCAGAAAAAGAACCCTGACCCAATGGAACTCGTCCGAGGAAAATCTGCCAGAGTTATAGGAGACCTGGTTTCACTTCTTGTGTTGTGCAAGGGTCTTCCTCATGCATACAACCGGGATTTACAG GAAGACAAAGAACCTGTGTTTGACAGTGTCAAAGCCATAGTGGGAATGCTTGAAGTGTCGGCAGAGTTTGCGCAGAACATCACCTTTAATCATGAGAGAATTCGGAAAGCTTTACCTGCTGGTCATCTTGATGCCACAACACTTGCAGACTACCTTGTCAAAAAG GAAAAAGCTATATTGTGGAGCTGGAAACTTGTGTGA
- the LOC140969271 gene encoding aspartic proteinase 36-like, with amino-acid sequence MPAERIFVAVAVSILVAVTAVGGEGNSVKLTLERASHRGIELGQLRDSDRIRHGRFLQQQSLVVVDFHVGGTYDPFLVGLYFTKVKLGNPPKEFYVQIDTGSDVLWVSCNPCTGCPTSSGLPIQLEFFDPSSSSTAKPISCSDQRCTLGAQSSDSFCLDQNRCGYKFQYGDGSGTSGYFIQDSMYLDTVVGNSLTSNASALVVFGCSTSQTGDLTKPDRAVDGIFGFGRNGLSIVSQLSSKGVTPNSFSHCLKGGNGGGGILVLGQIVDPNLVYTPLVPSQPHYNINLQSIAVNGQTLSINPSVFATSENRGTIVDSGTTLTYLAQEAYDPFIAAITQYVSQSVRPILSKGNQCYLAVSSVSEIFPTVSFNFAGGASMILNPPDYLLKQDSIAGAAMWCIGIQKFQGQGITILGDLVLKDKVVVYDLSGQRIGWANYDCLSSVNVSTTSTGKTEFVNAGQLGEANSAHFEDPYKHIIISVIIVLLLHVSFFSVLPFL; translated from the exons ATGCCGGCGGAAAGGATTTTTGTGGCGGTGGCTGTGTCCATTTTGGTGGCGGTAACGGCGGTTGGTGGTGAAGGGAATAGCGTGAAGTTGACCCTGGAGAGGGCGAGCCACAGAGGGATTGAGCTGGGTCAACTCAGAGACAGTGATCGAATCAGACATGGCAGATTCTTGCAGCAACAATCTCTAGTTGTCGTTGATTTTCATGTTGGAGGAACCTACGATCCTTTTCTTGTTGG GTTATACTTTACTAAAGTTAAGTTGGGGAATCCTCCTAAAGAATTCTATGTGCAGATAGATACTGGGAGCGATGTGTTATGGGTCAGTTGCAACCCCTGTACTGGTTGCCCCACATCGAGTGGACTCCCG ATTCAGCTCGAGTTTTTCGATCCTTCCAGCTCATCAACCGCGAAGCCGATCTCATGCTCGGACCAAAGGTGTACTTTGGGAGCACAATCTTCTGATTCTTTTTGTTTGGATCAGAATCGCTGCGGATACAAGTTTCAGTACGGTGATGGTAGTGGGACGTCAGGATATTTTATACAAGATTCTATGTATTTAGACACGGTAGTCGGGAATTCTTTGACTTCAAATGCTTCAGCGCTTGTTGTTTTTGG GTGTAGCACATCACAGACTGGGGATCTAACGAAGCCGGATAGGGCAGTCGATGGAATATTTGGATTTGGAAGGAATGGTTTATCTATAGTTTCACAACTTTCTTCAAAGGGAGTTACCCCAAATTCGTTTTCCCATTGCTTGAAAGGAGGAAATGGTGGGGGCGGTATATTGGTGCTCGGTCAGATCGTGGACCCTAATCTTGTTTACACTCCTCTTGTTCCGTCACA GCCACATTACAACATAAATCTACAAAGCATTGCTGTAAATGGGCAGACATTATCCATTAATCCGTCCGTATTTGCAACATCCGAAAACCGAGGAACCATAGTCGACTCAGGAACAACATTGACCTACCTTGCACAAGAGGCATATGATCCTTTTATTGCCGCT ATTACGCAATATGTTTCACAGTCTGTTCGTCCAATTCTTTCAAAGGGAAACCAGTGTTATTTAGCTGTCTCCAG TGTCTCGGAAATCTTCCCTACAGTTAGTTTTAACTTTGCTGGTGGTGCATCAATGATACTAAACCCTCCAGACTACCTTTTGAAGCAGGATTCTATC GCTGGTGCAGCCATGTGGTGCATTGGCATTCAGAAGTTTCAGGGTCAAGGAATTACAATTTTAGGAG ATCTTGTCCTAAAAGATAAGGTCGTTGTATATGATTTATCCGGTCAGAGGATCGGATGGGCTAATTATGACT GTTTGTCGTCTGTAAACGTATCCACCACTAGTACAGGTAAAACCGAATTTGTCAATGCGGGACAACTTGGTGAAGCTAATTCAGCACATTTTGAGGATCCTTACAAGCATATAATAATAAGTGtgattatagttttattgttgcatgtATCATTCTTTAGTGTTTTACCATTTTTGTAA